One Gordonia sp. SID5947 genomic region harbors:
- a CDS encoding HNH endonuclease signature motif containing protein, whose protein sequence is MTPPKTHLTLTIPVDTPDLASLTWLGPTSQATAKMLACDAGITEIIIDGNQAPLDMGYEQRLFTTHQRTAITTRDRCCIKCGGPAAWSHIHHMIHWHDAGPTDLDNGCLLCPSCHAHVHAHGWDIVIGIDRHPWLIPPTTIDPHRTPLPAHNRRTMHLDETAA, encoded by the coding sequence GTGACACCACCAAAAACCCACCTCACCCTGACCATCCCCGTCGACACCCCCGACCTCGCATCACTGACCTGGTTGGGCCCGACATCACAGGCGACAGCCAAGATGCTGGCCTGCGACGCCGGCATCACCGAAATCATCATCGACGGAAACCAGGCACCCCTGGACATGGGCTACGAACAACGCCTGTTCACCACCCACCAACGCACAGCCATCACCACCCGCGACCGATGCTGCATCAAATGCGGCGGGCCCGCCGCCTGGAGCCACATCCACCACATGATCCACTGGCACGACGCTGGCCCCACCGACCTCGACAACGGCTGCCTACTCTGCCCCTCCTGCCACGCCCACGTCCACGCCCACGGCTGGGACATCGTGATCGGAATCGACCGCCACCCCTGGCTCATCCCACCCACCACCATCGACCCACACCGAACACCACTACCCGCCCACAACCGCCGCACCATGCACCTCGACGAGACCGCCGCCTGA
- a CDS encoding hemolysin family protein, with the protein MSSPWVVGIATIALIAASAFFVAVEFALIAARRHRLEDAAPNSRSARAALRSASELSVLLAGSQLGITVCTLALGAITKPAVHHWLTPAFEIWGLPAWSADIAGFVLALVIVTFLHLVVGEMAPKSWAIAHPERSATLLAIPMRAFMWLTRPVIVRLNRLANWCLLRVGVEPVDQLGAGQDSEALRHLVEHSATVGTLDGRYHAHLTSALELQSLTVADVTGHGDVTGVPRDASPAYIRKVSRESGHRRLLVRTDDLAGNRDSGDVPIDGVVHVRDSLAAPSEAIAADLMRPVLSLASTMPVYEALATMRETRQHIATVVDDGQVIGLLTLDDVLERLLATTSG; encoded by the coding sequence ATGAGCAGCCCGTGGGTCGTGGGGATCGCGACCATCGCGTTGATCGCGGCGAGCGCCTTCTTCGTCGCCGTCGAGTTCGCCCTGATCGCCGCACGGCGGCACCGTCTGGAAGATGCCGCCCCCAACAGCCGCTCCGCACGGGCAGCACTGCGTAGCGCATCGGAACTGTCGGTCCTGCTGGCTGGTTCTCAGCTCGGCATCACCGTCTGCACGCTGGCCCTCGGCGCCATCACCAAACCCGCTGTGCACCACTGGCTCACACCGGCATTCGAGATTTGGGGGCTGCCTGCGTGGTCCGCCGACATCGCAGGCTTCGTCCTGGCATTGGTGATCGTCACGTTCCTGCACCTCGTTGTCGGTGAGATGGCCCCGAAGTCGTGGGCCATCGCGCACCCGGAACGTTCGGCCACGTTGCTGGCGATCCCGATGCGGGCGTTCATGTGGCTGACCCGTCCGGTCATCGTCCGGCTCAATCGCCTCGCCAATTGGTGCCTGCTGCGTGTCGGCGTCGAACCCGTGGATCAGCTGGGCGCAGGCCAGGATTCGGAGGCGCTGCGGCACCTTGTCGAGCACTCGGCGACCGTCGGCACCCTCGACGGGCGCTATCACGCCCATCTGACCAGTGCGCTCGAACTGCAGTCGTTGACCGTCGCAGATGTGACCGGACATGGTGACGTCACCGGCGTCCCGCGTGACGCCTCGCCCGCTTACATCCGCAAGGTGTCGCGCGAGAGCGGACACCGTCGACTCCTGGTGCGGACCGACGATCTGGCGGGGAACAGGGATTCCGGCGATGTCCCGATCGACGGCGTGGTGCACGTTCGCGACAGTCTGGCGGCACCGTCCGAGGCGATTGCCGCGGACCTCATGCGGCCGGTTCTGTCGCTGGCGTCGACCATGCCTGTGTACGAGGCGCTGGCCACGATGCGGGAGACCCGACAGCACATCGCCACCGTCGTCGACGATGGCCAGGTGATCGGCCTGCTCACGCTCGACGACGTGCTGGAGCGACTGCTGGCCACCACATCCGGGTGA
- a CDS encoding hemolysin family protein — protein sequence MLTILGIAAGILVVLLITALTGYFVAQEFAFMAVDRSRLRARAEAGDAAAARALSVTRRTSFMLSGAQLGITVTGLLVGYVAEPLIGSGVGELLGDVGIPVAVGVAIGTVVAILFSTVVQMVMGELFPKNLAIARPEPVARRLAGSTTAYLTVFGWLIALFDKSSNLLLKLLRIEPVHDVEHSATPRDLEHIVAESREAGELPADLSTLLDRILDFPTRTAGHAMIPRTRVDSVRADESASSVLARMSTGHTRYPVVDDDAEVIGVIRLHDLLDWQVAAAAPDALEALPDATAATLCRPAVIVPTSLPLPEVLTRIHDASDEMAVVIDEYGGFDGVVTVEDIAEELVGEIDDEHDPERPDVIERTDDGWRIRGDAHLDEVSREIGHDLPDGEHETVAGLVIGRFGGLPEVGDAVSLELAADHAVPEHDSMSPTVRFHVLAIERHVPSSVLLTVHDVTSADEGGIR from the coding sequence GTGCTGACGATTCTCGGCATCGCCGCCGGCATTCTGGTCGTCCTCCTCATCACCGCCCTGACCGGCTATTTCGTCGCTCAGGAATTCGCCTTCATGGCGGTCGACCGCTCGCGTCTGAGAGCTCGTGCCGAAGCCGGTGACGCTGCCGCGGCGCGCGCATTGTCGGTCACCCGCCGCACCTCGTTCATGTTGTCCGGCGCCCAACTCGGCATCACCGTGACCGGCCTGCTGGTCGGCTACGTCGCAGAACCGCTGATCGGCAGTGGCGTCGGCGAGTTGCTCGGCGACGTGGGCATTCCGGTTGCCGTCGGTGTCGCGATCGGCACGGTGGTCGCCATCCTCTTCTCCACCGTCGTCCAGATGGTGATGGGCGAGTTGTTCCCGAAGAACCTCGCCATTGCTCGTCCGGAACCGGTCGCGCGTCGCCTGGCCGGGTCCACCACCGCGTATCTCACGGTCTTCGGCTGGTTGATCGCGTTGTTCGACAAATCGTCGAATCTCTTGTTGAAGCTCCTGCGGATCGAGCCGGTACACGACGTCGAGCACTCGGCAACGCCTCGCGACCTCGAACACATCGTCGCGGAATCGAGAGAGGCCGGTGAATTGCCCGCCGACCTCTCCACCCTGCTCGATCGGATTCTCGACTTCCCCACGCGCACAGCCGGGCACGCGATGATCCCGCGGACCCGAGTCGACAGCGTTCGGGCCGACGAGTCCGCCTCGAGTGTGCTCGCCAGGATGAGCACCGGCCACACCCGCTACCCCGTGGTCGACGACGATGCCGAGGTCATCGGGGTGATCCGTCTGCACGACCTGCTCGACTGGCAGGTCGCCGCGGCGGCCCCGGATGCCCTCGAGGCTCTACCGGACGCAACCGCAGCGACCCTCTGCCGTCCGGCGGTGATCGTCCCGACATCACTTCCGCTGCCGGAGGTGCTGACCCGGATTCACGACGCCTCCGACGAGATGGCCGTGGTGATCGACGAATACGGCGGATTCGACGGCGTGGTGACCGTCGAGGACATCGCCGAGGAACTCGTCGGCGAGATCGACGACGAGCACGATCCGGAACGGCCCGACGTCATCGAGCGCACCGACGACGGATGGCGCATCCGTGGTGACGCGCACCTCGACGAGGTGTCCCGCGAGATCGGTCACGACCTGCCCGACGGCGAACACGAGACCGTGGCCGGACTGGTCATCGGCCGCTTCGGCGGCCTGCCCGAGGTCGGAGATGCGGTGTCGCTGGAATTGGCTGCCGATCACGCGGTGCCAGAGCATGATTCGATGTCGCCCACCGTGAGATTCCACGTCCTCGCCATCGAGCGACACGTTCCGTCGTCGGTGCTGCTCACCGTCCACGACGTCACGAGCGCCGACGAGGGAGGTATCCGATGA
- a CDS encoding MerR family transcriptional regulator, translating to MSDGETSRTVGAVARLTGVSVRTLHHYDQIGLVVPSGRTAAGYRVYDDVDVERLHRVLTYRELGFPLEQIATLLDDPAADASAHLRDQHALLIGRIDRLRRMVAAVEDMMDAKNNGIQLTAEEQAEIFGRDWPGDEYAAEAEERWGDSDAWQQSRERVARFSKDDWRAVKAETEALERRFADAMRADVVPGSAEANVLAEEHRESINRFYDCGYEMHVNLAGMYVADPRFTEHYDGVAPGLAKYVHDVIVANARQAS from the coding sequence GTGAGTGACGGAGAGACCTCTCGGACGGTCGGTGCGGTCGCGCGTCTGACCGGCGTCAGTGTCCGCACGCTGCACCACTATGACCAGATCGGGTTGGTGGTGCCGTCGGGTCGTACCGCGGCGGGCTATCGGGTGTACGACGACGTCGACGTCGAACGACTGCATCGGGTTCTGACCTACCGTGAACTGGGTTTTCCGCTGGAGCAGATAGCGACCCTGCTCGACGACCCGGCGGCGGATGCGTCGGCGCATCTGCGCGATCAGCACGCGCTGCTGATCGGACGGATCGATCGCTTGCGCCGGATGGTCGCAGCTGTGGAGGACATGATGGACGCGAAGAACAACGGAATCCAGCTCACCGCCGAGGAACAGGCGGAGATCTTCGGGCGGGACTGGCCCGGCGACGAGTATGCCGCCGAGGCGGAGGAACGCTGGGGCGATTCCGACGCGTGGCAACAGAGTCGGGAGCGGGTCGCGCGCTTCTCCAAAGACGACTGGCGTGCCGTGAAAGCGGAGACCGAGGCCCTGGAGCGGCGTTTCGCCGACGCGATGCGGGCCGATGTGGTTCCCGGATCGGCGGAGGCGAACGTGCTGGCCGAAGAGCACCGGGAGTCGATCAACCGGTTCTATGACTGTGGGTACGAGATGCACGTGAATCTGGCGGGGATGTATGTCGCCGACCCTCGGTTCACCGAACACTACGACGGCGTCGCGCCCGGCCTGGCGAAATACGTCCACGACGTGATCGTGGCCAACGCGCGGCAGGCGTCGTAG